The Fibrobacter sp. UWB2 genome window below encodes:
- a CDS encoding TIGR02147 family protein, producing the protein MLKSVIEYQDYHQYILDYYTERKRCSAFTWREFAKIAGFASGSYLKLVSDHKTRLVQEGARKTAIAMGLLGYEYDYFMLLVQYENAKNDQQKKKCFETMQEITSAHKIKLLGSESYAYYESWLHSVVRELAPNMPGAKPLEIAKAIRIPVTAAEINDSLNFLLKNKFLTVDENGNYHQSDKLISTGRLDFVSIPVHSLIRQMGEFALQAFDDLPISERFFSGLTMGVTEKSYNKVIEELKECRRKIFTAVSAEDEAEKVCRLNIQLFPLTKSIKKRVSENPKQADENAETTKGNEV; encoded by the coding sequence ATGCTCAAATCCGTAATCGAATACCAGGACTATCACCAGTATATCCTGGACTACTACACCGAACGGAAGCGTTGTTCCGCTTTCACGTGGAGAGAATTTGCAAAGATTGCCGGATTTGCATCGGGTTCTTATCTCAAACTCGTGAGCGACCACAAAACACGTCTTGTCCAAGAAGGCGCACGGAAAACAGCAATCGCCATGGGATTACTCGGCTATGAATACGACTACTTTATGCTGCTCGTGCAATATGAAAACGCCAAAAACGACCAGCAGAAAAAGAAATGCTTCGAAACCATGCAAGAAATCACATCGGCGCACAAAATCAAGTTGCTCGGCAGCGAATCGTACGCTTATTACGAATCTTGGCTCCATTCCGTAGTCCGCGAACTCGCCCCTAACATGCCTGGAGCAAAGCCGCTCGAAATCGCGAAAGCCATCCGCATCCCAGTCACTGCCGCCGAAATCAACGACAGCTTAAACTTTCTTTTAAAGAACAAATTTTTGACCGTTGACGAAAACGGCAACTACCATCAAAGTGACAAACTAATTTCAACGGGGCGCTTAGACTTTGTCTCTATCCCCGTTCATTCGCTGATACGGCAAATGGGCGAATTTGCCTTGCAAGCATTCGATGACCTCCCCATCTCGGAAAGATTCTTTAGCGGCCTCACGATGGGCGTCACCGAAAAGAGCTATAACAAGGTCATCGAAGAACTGAAGGAATGCCGCCGTAAAATTTTCACCGCCGTCTCTGCCGAAGACGAAGCCGAAAAAGTTTGCAGGCTGAACATTCAGCTATTCCCTTTAACAAAGAGCATCAAGAAACGCGTCAGCGAAAATCCCAAGCAAGCCGACGAAAACGCCGAAACAACTAAGGGCAACGAGGTTTGA
- a CDS encoding FISUMP domain-containing protein yields the protein MKYFSLKFLSSLTLIASICACVDRNVAGGISEETEGVVAITDKTIAGVSQKGPFAKGSNVYLKETKDDGSLTPTGKEFYATIRNNKGQFKIENINLESQYALLTVEGYYTRESTNMFSSCAISLNAATDLSKRNSTNINLLTHFEYQRILNLVKAGASFTNAKAQAEKEIFAAFGYEKPDRTAEDLDITGESEEDRILKNISAMVDKNFHTEYNITPCEEVRDVIDSMARNFADDGTFTQDLTAKIAAYTYAYQQAYQSKDTSNILSRYLNQYEGITCTQDKAGERHRLQKTLSIAKTEHFIYSDTSNKATITSKKYDYVYAICTSNDWQLRTKEDYEDTSNAIEHQVGSVTDSRDGKTYKTTSVTIAGKTYEWMAENLKYAGTSASNVEDNQKGIYTWTEAIAQSNSKIYSQFGKDSIYQGICPENWHIPTSLEWKALIEHVGSPSMLYSKNWDKFYFTGKPLNDIIEFGAEPTFFDWIVPETPSFTPYAHFIAYSLDISVYTQSTNVQSGLYNLDYSGDYIIDNEPLKTSVFYSVLLGSTPRLTEKSDIRPPYLIVSGETYNEYNYLKSMSEHVPEPQWTNEYSWNTIYKIFKSNALNLKVNVRCVKD from the coding sequence ATGAAGTATTTTTCCTTAAAATTTTTAAGCAGTTTGACTCTTATCGCAAGTATTTGTGCTTGCGTTGATCGCAATGTTGCAGGCGGCATCAGCGAAGAAACCGAAGGCGTTGTCGCCATCACAGACAAGACTATCGCTGGCGTTTCGCAGAAAGGGCCGTTCGCCAAAGGCTCCAATGTCTACCTCAAAGAAACGAAGGATGACGGAAGCCTGACCCCCACGGGCAAGGAATTCTACGCCACCATTCGAAACAACAAAGGCCAATTCAAGATTGAAAATATCAATCTCGAAAGCCAATACGCGCTATTGACCGTCGAAGGCTACTATACCAGAGAATCTACGAATATGTTCTCAAGCTGCGCCATTTCGCTGAACGCAGCCACCGACTTAAGCAAGCGCAATTCCACGAACATCAACCTGCTCACGCATTTTGAATACCAGCGCATTTTGAATCTCGTCAAAGCCGGAGCCTCGTTCACCAACGCAAAAGCCCAAGCCGAAAAAGAAATTTTCGCAGCATTCGGCTACGAAAAACCAGATCGAACCGCCGAAGACCTTGACATTACAGGAGAAAGCGAAGAAGACCGGATTCTAAAAAACATCAGTGCCATGGTTGACAAGAACTTCCATACAGAATACAACATAACCCCTTGCGAAGAAGTTCGGGATGTCATCGATAGCATGGCACGCAACTTTGCCGATGACGGCACGTTTACCCAAGACTTAACAGCCAAAATAGCCGCATACACGTACGCCTATCAACAAGCCTACCAAAGCAAAGATACAAGCAACATTCTAAGCCGATATTTGAACCAATACGAAGGCATCACTTGCACACAAGACAAAGCAGGCGAACGTCACAGATTGCAAAAAACATTGTCCATAGCGAAAACAGAGCATTTCATCTATTCCGACACGAGCAACAAAGCAACCATCACCTCAAAAAAATACGACTACGTCTATGCCATTTGTACAAGCAACGACTGGCAACTAAGAACAAAAGAAGATTACGAAGACACCTCGAATGCAATCGAACATCAAGTAGGCTCCGTGACAGATTCCCGAGACGGCAAGACCTATAAAACAACAAGCGTTACCATCGCTGGAAAAACATACGAATGGATGGCCGAGAACCTCAAATACGCAGGCACAAGTGCAAGCAACGTTGAAGACAACCAGAAAGGCATATATACTTGGACAGAGGCCATCGCGCAAAGCAACAGTAAAATATACAGTCAATTTGGGAAGGATTCCATCTATCAAGGCATTTGTCCCGAAAACTGGCACATTCCAACCTCGCTAGAATGGAAAGCGCTTATAGAACACGTTGGTTCGCCAAGCATGCTGTACAGCAAAAACTGGGATAAATTTTACTTTACGGGAAAACCATTAAATGACATCATAGAATTCGGTGCAGAGCCCACATTCTTTGATTGGATTGTACCAGAAACCCCATCATTTACACCATACGCCCACTTTATCGCATACTCCTTAGACATAAGCGTCTACACACAATCAACCAATGTGCAAAGCGGCCTATACAATCTAGACTACAGCGGCGACTATATCATTGATAACGAGCCTCTTAAAACATCTGTTTTTTATTCAGTCCTTCTAGGTTCTACACCGCGTCTCACCGAAAAATCTGACATCCGGCCACCCTATCTTATAGTATCTGGCGAGACTTATAACGAATACAACTATCTCAAATCCATGAGCGAACATGTACCAGAACCACAATGGACAAACGAATACTCATGGAATACGATCTATAAAATATTCAAGTCAAACGCATTGAATCTTAAAGTCAATGTCCGTTGCGTTAAAGATTAA